Below is a genomic region from Desulfatirhabdium butyrativorans DSM 18734.
GGGTGAGTATTTTTTGGATCCACAATTTGCTCCGCGATTCAACAACAGGCAAGCCTGCCACTATGCATCATTCTTTCACCCGAATCCACTACAACTTCCTGCCGAAGAACTCCTGATGCTGGCAAAAAGGGGGTTAGAGCAGTTCGATCTGATTGGAACCACAGAGCGTTTGCCTGAATTTGTGGACTGTTTGAAAAAACTGTATCAAATTTCTGACACTGTTTACTTGAAACGCTTCAATGCTACTTCCCGTCGGAAACACTTTGATGAACTCGAACCAGCATTGAGAACCCGTATTGAGGAAATGAATCAAGTTGATTTGGAACTTTGGCGTTATGCGGATATGCTTTTTGAAACGCGTACAAAAAAGTTTGAGCTTGGAGGCGAGCGGAACCCTGTACTCGAAGATCAAAATGATGACAGCTGCCGGAATGCCAATGGCAGATCAAAGGTTGATATAAAACCAGTCGTTGAAGACGGTTCGCTTGAACTGCTCAATGTTTGCTTGACAGGGCAATTGAAAGAAAATGGAGAATTTTTGTCCGGCGAGTTGGCTACGCTGTCTATATCCTTTCGTGCAATAAAGGATATAGACGATTTGACAATCGGCTACAGTGTTCGACACAATTCTGGCCTCCACCTGTTCGGCGTGAACAGCAGACTTTTAGGACATCAACTGCATTGTCGTGCAGGTGGCGACTATAAAGTGGATTTCATTTTTGCCATGAATCTTGGAAGGGATGCCTATTTTATTGATATTGCAGCCCACTCCGGTCTTTCGCACCTGGATAACTGTTATTTGCTACGTGAAAAAGTGGTTGAATTCGAGATTACGGGTTTTTTGGGGGTAGCATTTGAGGGGATGATCCGATTGATGCCTTGCTTAGAAATGGGTCTGCTGGGGGGTGAAGGAGTGATCGGAGCTGACAATGTGATGACAGAAGAAGCGACGTTTCAGCAGCTTGGCTTTAAAACACCCGAAGTTTCAGATGCAAGAGGATTTATGGTGTTGATGGGGAATGTCCCGACTCTTCAATTGGGTGCGCAGTTTGCCTTGTATGTAAATGTGTATAACCAGAGTGATCAGGACTGGATTGGAGACGGTAATCACCCCATCTATCTGAGTTACCATTGGCGACAAAGTAATGGGGATGTCGTTGAGTTCGATGGGCTTCGCACTCCCATTTCCGGAAGAGTCATCAAAGCCAAAAGAAAAACAAGAGAACAGGTGATCGTGGAAGCTCCCAGAGATGCAGGGGCGTATGTGCTGGAGTTGTCGCTGGTGCAGGAGCAGGTCTGTTGGCTTGAAGATAGAGGCTTTCAGCCGTTATGTCTGAATGTGGAGGTTGTGGGTTGAAAGAAAAAGCAGCGTCCAGAGAACCGGTTTTTCTGCATTCGTTGTTTCGTTCAGGAAGCACTTATCTGTTTAATGTATTCCGAAGGTCAGACGCCCATTACTGGGCGTACCAGGAACCATTGAACGAGATTTTGCTGCAAGCGAAGATTTCACCCGAAAAGTTATTGGAAGTTAAAGGGGAGATGGGGGAGTATTTAAGACA
It encodes:
- a CDS encoding Wzt carbohydrate-binding domain-containing protein codes for the protein MNNTRLFFDHIYKTGGTSFWVFLKEAFGECHVSPQLKEVKLESALALYKDMSAICGHCGFIPGDCLPIGYVNATVLRDPRDRCLSEYYFIVENVQLSDSSAEGQKIKKLNEGEYFLDPQFAPRFNNRQACHYASFFHPNPLQLPAEELLMLAKRGLEQFDLIGTTERLPEFVDCLKKLYQISDTVYLKRFNATSRRKHFDELEPALRTRIEEMNQVDLELWRYADMLFETRTKKFELGGERNPVLEDQNDDSCRNANGRSKVDIKPVVEDGSLELLNVCLTGQLKENGEFLSGELATLSISFRAIKDIDDLTIGYSVRHNSGLHLFGVNSRLLGHQLHCRAGGDYKVDFIFAMNLGRDAYFIDIAAHSGLSHLDNCYLLREKVVEFEITGFLGVAFEGMIRLMPCLEMGLLGGEGVIGADNVMTEEATFQQLGFKTPEVSDARGFMVLMGNVPTLQLGAQFALYVNVYNQSDQDWIGDGNHPIYLSYHWRQSNGDVVEFDGLRTPISGRVIKAKRKTREQVIVEAPRDAGAYVLELSLVQEQVCWLEDRGFQPLCLNVEVVG